One window from the genome of Equus quagga isolate Etosha38 chromosome 6, UCLA_HA_Equagga_1.0, whole genome shotgun sequence encodes:
- the AKAP11 gene encoding A-kinase anchor protein 11 isoform X2 codes for MATFQAFRNSHMKTRASVRKSFSEDVFQSVKSLLQSEKELCSVSAEDCVKQDEHAGLTEVTFLGFNEETDAARIQDLAAVSLELPDLLNSLHFCSLNENEIICMKDINKSTDTNNGPLNQSHHSGMLCVMRVSPTLPRLRIDFIFSLLSKYATGIRYTLDTYLHQKRQLETADEDDDDTDQSVSSIEDDFVTAFEHLEEEETSKPYNDGINITALRSQCDAASQTISGHHLETHDSRILVCSGRQKSLAKPSPSVMNILGQKDLTSAKTSVTTSISEPWIQRSFYRSSNASDKGSDTQKMLLSSSPAYSSESECSSPSPVIFLDEEGYQKSLKAKLELPKIPVMKDDIEDSDSEVSEFFDSFDQFDELEQTSDTSCPFLKDPVVGKPSQKKGQKHEKPCSVTTTMNPQKFKFDRPALPANVRKPTPRKPESPYSNLCDAPDSPRPVKASGEDSGLFSPIRSSAFSPLGGCTPAECFCQTDAGGYRIHENHDSVYYTYEDYANSVSCEVLDSVLHTQDTNATSNINSIKKGENKTVALKRGSLDQKTKSKNKSLMIKNSIQKFAADLVEKSFGSAFKDLQKGVSSCTNALCHFAIKLTSSVFQMAFNELRKQRAFSLKERAISGLANFLVSEALSNALRDLQYVKKQIFTNTVARFAADLAEELVFEGIMEVCQFSYPPTPASPQRRSFDYEDKVVKSYAKDLSESVLQEAFIELSQVDVTFTTRAAVSVSTDNVRNVSAENIVPSTQTSTFSPAFNNQTIMVTKPIQEYKKEYTVQQALFCTSGIITSIPVPLAGSALLPYGTSSNIHQAKSHLSSDDNNSNGDSTQARVTTKNKEEKVACLRNICLPSEHSPSNQNDFKSVNNDIEMQSSSKLTGDPVTINNFSAAMVHTIVNETLESMTSFKVTKTAEHTDCLTKAVKGNTPPFLCDQAALPLSEASNKDMFADQLSKSVIKQSIDKSKSVIPNVDKNVVHKEGVPVPGEESQLTLEKFPKFLDTRDHLTHSSLLVGKDCVSEYGGSVAHGFYLETLSPCLTMAGQKPDLKEAAKDKSVKKCHLNNTALEPLSFGQENPFSHSHTFSSTALTCVDGFPVEDKQKIRDGNVIPGTPPSTPLLPSQAGSEWDIKKLTKKLKGELAKEFAPATPPSTPHNSSIGSLSENEQNTIEKEEFMLKLMRSLSEEVESSEGEEHPEVDMKSEHSGKKVQFAEALATHIISLATEMAASHLDNKIIQEPKVKSPCLSVQSQRSVSPTVLNCSDENLQTLCNFAGDMAAEVITEAEKIAKVRSCLFFRQKKNSCHVDGDRDYRLEEKLDIEAVAHPREVEPCILSLPPSSCMSGLTYRYPSCESVTDEYAGHIIQILKQEGGNSELIMDQYANRLAYRSVKSGLQEAAKTAGMKCNSKMFPVQSSQVKTNNELLMFLNKEHHQEDKKRQSKRNGGYLCKNQTCEWTRDTYRNECSELYSFSASLAHSITRDVKKELTASAVGLPKSLTDSCLYEKSECDEDTEAYAEPEFPKSFQPSSPNHRFYHSTGSLNGCGYGETVVQAIEEYAKKVADDTLELSLGSAVFHLSETTKAADRITYAEKLSPLISQACRYCDRNEFHDCTGNAPQPFLRQDSHASSKPVSNSKYSNIYQKSRVFHLDVPQIHVDLDKKTVLAEKVVAEAIEKAERELSNASLAADSGIGQDGISFAESLTTEIMTSVMTNVAPIVSSPKEIEDFQAAESFVSQQMNLSIGDDSTGSWTNLSFEDEHQDESSSFHHLSESDGPDDEDEEHENDVEGFEQDGKTLLITNIDMEPCTVDPQLRIILQWLIASEAEVAELYFHDSAKREFIQLSKRLQEKGWKVGDLLQAVLKYYEAMEKSSSEEGCEPLFDWLLENA; via the exons GTCACATTTCTAGGTTTTAATGAAGAAACAGATGCTGCTCGTATACAG gATTTAGCTGCAGTTTCTTTGGAACTTCCAGATCTTCTAAATTCCCTGCACTTCTGCAgtctaaatgaaaatgaaattatttgtatgaaggatataaataaatcaacagaTACAAACAATGGTCCTCTAAATCAG AGTCATCATTCTGGAATGCTTTGTGTCATGAGAGTGTCACCTACATTACCAAGACTCAGAATTGATTTTATCTTTAGTCTCCTAAGTAAATATGCCACTGGAATAAGATATACCCTGGACACATACTTGCATCAGAAGCGTCAACTTGAGACCGCTGATGAAGATGATGACGATACTGACCAGTCTGTGTCCTCCATTGAGGATGACTTTGTCACTGCTTTTGAGCACTTAGAGGAAGAAGAGACGTCAAAGCCGTATAATGATG GAATAAACATTACTGCACTAAGGAGCCAGTGTGATGCTGCTTCACAGACTATTTCTGGTCACCATTTAGAAACTCATGATTCAAGGATTCTGGTTTGCTCTGGGCGGCAGAAGTCATTGGCCAAACCATCACCTTCCGTAATGAATATTCTGGGACAGAAAGACCTAACTTCTGCGAAAACATCAGTTACGACGTCAATTTCTGAGCCTTGGATCCAAAGGAGTTTTTATAGGTCATCTAATGCTTCAGACAAGGGTAGTGATACACAGAAGATGTTGCTTTCATCTTCTCCTGCTTACTCATCTGAATCAGAATGCTCTAGTCCGAGTCCTGTTATTTTCTTGGATGAAGAGGGatatcaaaaaagtttaaaagcaaaacttGAGTTACCTAAAATTCCTGTGATGAAAGATGATATAGAGGATTCAGACTCAGAAGTAAGTGAATTTTTTGATAGTTTTGATCAGTTTGATGAACTAGAACAAACTTCAGACACTTCTTGTCCATTTCTGAAAGATCCTGTTGTAGGGAAGCCATCGCAAAAGAAAGGGCAAAAACATGAAAAACCTTGTTCTGTAACCACAACCATGAATCCTCAAAAATTCAAGTTTGACCGTCCAGCTCTCCCAGCTAATGTTAGAAAGCCAACCCCTCGTAAGCCGGAATCCCCTTACAGTAACCTGTGCGATGCTCCAGATTCTCCTCGCCCAGTCAAGGCATCTGGGGAAGACAGTGGCTTGTTTAGCCCTATTCGATCCTCTGCTTTTAGTCCTCTTGGCGGCTGTACTCCTGCTGAATGTTTTTGCCAAACAGATGCTGGTGGATATAGGATTCATGAAAATCATGATTCTGTCTATTACACCTATGAAGATTATGCGAATAGCGTTTCCTGTGAAGTGCTGGACTCGGTTCTTCATACCCAAGATACTAATGCTACATCAAACATTAATAGTATTAAAAAGGGAGAGAATAAAACCGTAGCTCTTAAGCGTGGAAGCCTTGATCAAAAAactaaatctaaaaataaatcattaatgattaaaaatagcATTCAGAAATTTGCAGCAGATCTTGTGGAAAAAAGTTTTGGCAGCGCGTTTAAAGATTTACAGAAAGGAGTCTCTTCGTGTACCAATGCATTGTGCCACTTTGCCATCAAATTGACATCATCCGTTTTTCAGATGGCATTCAATGAACTGAGAAAGCAGCGTGCATTTTCACTGAAAGAACGTGCCATTAGTGGTCTGGCTAATTTTTTGGTGAGTGAAGCTTTATCAAATGCTTTAAGAGATTTACAGTATGTAAAGAAGCAGATATTTACAAACACCGTTGCTAGGTTTGCTGCAGATCTTGCTGAAGAGCTTGTTTTTGAAGGCATCATGGAAGTGTGTCAGTTTTCATATCCTCCAACACCTGCATCTCCACAGCGTCGGTCATTTGACTATGAAGACAAAGTAGTGAAGTCGTATGCAAAAGATTTGTCTGAATCTGTACTACAGGAAGCGTTCATTGAGCTGTCACAAGTTGATGTGACCTTCACAACAAGGGCAGCAGTTAGTGTTTCCACAGATAACGTAAGGAATGTGAGTGCAGAAAATATTGTGCCATCGACACAGACCTCCACGTTTTCCCCTGCTTTTAACAATCAAACAATTATGGTGACAAAACCAATACAGGAATACAAAAAGGAATACACGGTACAGCAGGCCTTGTTTTGTACTTCTGGCATTATTACTTCTATACCCGTGCCCTTGGCAGGAAGTGCCCTTCTCCCATATGGTACTTCATCTAATATCCATCAGGCAAAGTCTCATCTGTCGTCTGATGATAATAATTCAAATGGTGATTCTACTCAAGCACGTGTtaccacaaaaaacaaagaagagaaagtagcttgtctcagaaatatttgtttaccTTCAGAACACAGTCCAAGTAACCAGAATGATTTTAAATCAGTGAATAATGATATCGAAATGCAGAGCTCTTCAAAATTAACGGGTGATCCTGTGACTATTAACAACTTTTCTGCAGCAATGGTGCATACAATAGTAAATGAAACTTTAGAGTCAATGACGTCATTCAAAGTTACGAAAACAGCTGAACACACAGATTGTTTAACTAAAGCAGTAAAGGGAAACACGCCTCCTTTTCTCTGTGATCAAGCAGCACTGCCACTGAGTGAAGCTAGCAATAAGGACATGTTTGCTGATCAGTTGTCTAAGTCTGTTATTAAACAATCAATAGATAAAAGCAAATCAGTGATCCCGAATGTAGATAAAAATGTGGTACACAAGGAAGGTGTACCTGTTCCTGGGGAAGAGTCACAGTTGACCCTGGAAAAGTTCCCCAAATTTCTTGACACTCGAGATCACTTAACTCACAGTTCACTTTTGGTCGGAAAGGATTGTGTTTCAGAATATGGAGGTTCTGTGGCTCATGGATTTTATTTAGAGACACTGTCACCTTGTCTAACTATGGCAGGCCAAAAACCAGATTTGAAGGAAGCTGCTAAGGACAAATCAGTGAAAAAGTGTCATTTGAATAATACAGCACTTGAGCCCTTGTCTTTTGGGCAGGAAAACCCTTTTTCCCATTCACATACTTTCTCATCCACAGCGCTTACATGTGTAGATGGTTTtcctgtggaagataaacagaaaatccGAGACGGAAATGTAATCCCTGGTACTCCTCCGTCAACTCCTTTACTACCATCGCAGGCTGGTTCCGAGTGGGATATCAAGAAGTTAACCAAAAAGCTCAAGGGGGAATTAGCAAAAGAATTTGCACCTGCCACACCGCCTTCTACACCTCACAACTCATCCATTGGTAGTTTgtctgaaaatgaacaaaataccatagaaaaagaagagttcatGTTGAAACTCATGCGATCTCTTTCAGAAGAAGTTGAAAGCAGTGAAGGTGAAGAGCATCCAGAAGTGGATATGAAGTCAGAGCACTCAGGGAAGAAAGTTCAGTTTGCAGAAGCGTTGGCTACGCACATCATTTCTCTTGCAACTGAAATGGCAGCATCCCatttagataataaaataattcaagaacCCAAGGTTAAAAGCCCTTGCTTAAGTGTGCAAAGCCAAAGAAGTGTATCACCTACTGTTTTAAATTGCTCAGATGAAAATTTACAAACATTATGCAATTTTGCAGGTGATATGGCAGCAGAAGTCATTACGGAAGCTGAGAAGATAGCAAAAGTTaggagttgtttgtttttcaggcAAAAGAAGAACAGTTGTCATGTTGATGGTGACCGAGATTATAGATTAGAAGAGAAGTTGGATATAGAGGCGGTGGCACACCCAAGAGAAGTAGAGCCGTGTATTCTTTCATTACCACCAAGTTCTTGTATGTCAGGTCTGACATACAGGTATCCCAGCTGTGAGAGTGTGACAGACGAATATGCGGGTCACATTATCCAAATCCTAAAACAGGAAGGTGGTAATAGTGAGTTAATAATGGACCAGTATGCCAATAGACTTGCTTATCGATCTGTTAAGTCAGGGTTACAAGAAGCAGCTAAGACAGCCGGAATGAAGTGCAACTCAAAGATGTTCCCCGTGCAGAGCTCACAGGTGAAAACCAACAACGAACTGTTGATGTTCTTAAATAAAGAGCACCaccaagaagataaaaaaagacaaagtaaaagaaatggaGGGTACCTTTGTAAAAATCAAACTTGCGAATGGACACGGGATACATATAGAAATGAGTGCTCCGAACTGTATAGTTTTTCAGCCTCTCTTGCTCACAGCATAACAAGAGATGTTAAAAAAGAGCTGACAGCATCCGCGGTTGGCTTGCCAAAATCCTTAACAGATTCTTGCCTTTATGAAAAATCTGAATGTGATGAAGATACCGAGGCTTACGCTGAGCCAGAATTTCCTAAGTCTTTTCAGCCTTCCTCCCCAAATCACAGGTTTTACCACAGTACAGGCAGCTTAAATGGGTGTGGTTATGGAGAGACTGTTGTTCAAGCTATAGAAGAGTATGCTAAAAAAGTAGCGGATGACACTTTAGAGCTAAGTTTAGGATCTGCAGTTTTCCACCTGTCTGAGACCACAAAAGCAGCGGATAGGATCACTTATGCGGAAAAGTTGTCACCTCTTATAAGTCAAGCTTGCAGATACTGTGACCGTAATGAATTCCACGATTGCACTGGAAATGCACCTCAACCCTTTCTCAGACAGGATTCACACGCTAGTAGTAAGCCAGTTTCTAATTCAAAATATAGTAACATTTATCAGAAATCTAGAGTTTTTCACCTCgatgtcccccaaattcatgttgaTCTTGATAAGAAGACAGTGCTTGCTGAGAAGGTAGTTGCTGAAGCTAttgaaaaagcagagagagaactgagcAATGCCAGTTTGGCAGCCGATAGTGGAATTGGACAAGATGGCATTAGCTTTGCGGAAAGCCTTACCACAGAAATAATGACATCAGTGATGACGAATGTTGCACCTATTGTTAGCAG tccaaaagaaatagaagactttCAGGCAGCTGAGTCTTTTGTTAGCCAGCAGATGAATCTCAGTATTGGTGATGACAGCACTGGTAGCTGGACCAATTTAAGTTTTGAAGATGAACACCAGGATGAAAGCAGCAGTTTTCATCATCTAAGTGAGAG tgaTGGACCagatgatgaagatgaagagCATGAGAATGATGTAGAAG
- the AKAP11 gene encoding A-kinase anchor protein 11 isoform X1, which produces MATFQAFRNSHMKTRASVRKSFSEDVFQSVKSLLQSEKELCSVSAEDCVKQDEHAGLTEVTFLGFNEETDAARIQDLAAVSLELPDLLNSLHFCSLNENEIICMKDINKSTDTNNGPLNQSHHSGMLCVMRVSPTLPRLRIDFIFSLLSKYATGIRYTLDTYLHQKRQLETADEDDDDTDQSVSSIEDDFVTAFEHLEEEETSKPYNDGINITALRSQCDAASQTISGHHLETHDSRILVCSGRQKSLAKPSPSVMNILGQKDLTSAKTSVTTSISEPWIQRSFYRSSNASDKGSDTQKMLLSSSPAYSSESECSSPSPVIFLDEEGYQKSLKAKLELPKIPVMKDDIEDSDSEVSEFFDSFDQFDELEQTSDTSCPFLKDPVVGKPSQKKGQKHEKPCSVTTTMNPQKFKFDRPALPANVRKPTPRKPESPYSNLCDAPDSPRPVKASGEDSGLFSPIRSSAFSPLGGCTPAECFCQTDAGGYRIHENHDSVYYTYEDYANSVSCEVLDSVLHTQDTNATSNINSIKKGENKTVALKRGSLDQKTKSKNKSLMIKNSIQKFAADLVEKSFGSAFKDLQKGVSSCTNALCHFAIKLTSSVFQMAFNELRKQRAFSLKERAISGLANFLVSEALSNALRDLQYVKKQIFTNTVARFAADLAEELVFEGIMEVCQFSYPPTPASPQRRSFDYEDKVVKSYAKDLSESVLQEAFIELSQVDVTFTTRAAVSVSTDNVRNVSAENIVPSTQTSTFSPAFNNQTIMVTKPIQEYKKEYTVQQALFCTSGIITSIPVPLAGSALLPYGTSSNIHQAKSHLSSDDNNSNGDSTQARVTTKNKEEKVACLRNICLPSEHSPSNQNDFKSVNNDIEMQSSSKLTGDPVTINNFSAAMVHTIVNETLESMTSFKVTKTAEHTDCLTKAVKGNTPPFLCDQAALPLSEASNKDMFADQLSKSVIKQSIDKSKSVIPNVDKNVVHKEGVPVPGEESQLTLEKFPKFLDTRDHLTHSSLLVGKDCVSEYGGSVAHGFYLETLSPCLTMAGQKPDLKEAAKDKSVKKCHLNNTALEPLSFGQENPFSHSHTFSSTALTCVDGFPVEDKQKIRDGNVIPGTPPSTPLLPSQAGSEWDIKKLTKKLKGELAKEFAPATPPSTPHNSSIGSLSENEQNTIEKEEFMLKLMRSLSEEVESSEGEEHPEVDMKSEHSGKKVQFAEALATHIISLATEMAASHLDNKIIQEPKVKSPCLSVQSQRSVSPTVLNCSDENLQTLCNFAGDMAAEVITEAEKIAKVRSCLFFRQKKNSCHVDGDRDYRLEEKLDIEAVAHPREVEPCILSLPPSSCMSGLTYRYPSCESVTDEYAGHIIQILKQEGGNSELIMDQYANRLAYRSVKSGLQEAAKTAGMKCNSKMFPVQSSQVKTNNELLMFLNKEHHQEDKKRQSKRNGGYLCKNQTCEWTRDTYRNECSELYSFSASLAHSITRDVKKELTASAVGLPKSLTDSCLYEKSECDEDTEAYAEPEFPKSFQPSSPNHRFYHSTGSLNGCGYGETVVQAIEEYAKKVADDTLELSLGSAVFHLSETTKAADRITYAEKLSPLISQACRYCDRNEFHDCTGNAPQPFLRQDSHASSKPVSNSKYSNIYQKSRVFHLDVPQIHVDLDKKTVLAEKVVAEAIEKAERELSNASLAADSGIGQDGISFAESLTTEIMTSVMTNVAPIVSSPKEIEDFQAAESFVSQQMNLSIGDDSTGSWTNLSFEDEHQDESSSFHHLSESNGNSSSWSSLGLEGDLYEDNLSFPTSDSDGPDDEDEEHENDVEGFEQDGKTLLITNIDMEPCTVDPQLRIILQWLIASEAEVAELYFHDSAKREFIQLSKRLQEKGWKVGDLLQAVLKYYEAMEKSSSEEGCEPLFDWLLENA; this is translated from the exons GTCACATTTCTAGGTTTTAATGAAGAAACAGATGCTGCTCGTATACAG gATTTAGCTGCAGTTTCTTTGGAACTTCCAGATCTTCTAAATTCCCTGCACTTCTGCAgtctaaatgaaaatgaaattatttgtatgaaggatataaataaatcaacagaTACAAACAATGGTCCTCTAAATCAG AGTCATCATTCTGGAATGCTTTGTGTCATGAGAGTGTCACCTACATTACCAAGACTCAGAATTGATTTTATCTTTAGTCTCCTAAGTAAATATGCCACTGGAATAAGATATACCCTGGACACATACTTGCATCAGAAGCGTCAACTTGAGACCGCTGATGAAGATGATGACGATACTGACCAGTCTGTGTCCTCCATTGAGGATGACTTTGTCACTGCTTTTGAGCACTTAGAGGAAGAAGAGACGTCAAAGCCGTATAATGATG GAATAAACATTACTGCACTAAGGAGCCAGTGTGATGCTGCTTCACAGACTATTTCTGGTCACCATTTAGAAACTCATGATTCAAGGATTCTGGTTTGCTCTGGGCGGCAGAAGTCATTGGCCAAACCATCACCTTCCGTAATGAATATTCTGGGACAGAAAGACCTAACTTCTGCGAAAACATCAGTTACGACGTCAATTTCTGAGCCTTGGATCCAAAGGAGTTTTTATAGGTCATCTAATGCTTCAGACAAGGGTAGTGATACACAGAAGATGTTGCTTTCATCTTCTCCTGCTTACTCATCTGAATCAGAATGCTCTAGTCCGAGTCCTGTTATTTTCTTGGATGAAGAGGGatatcaaaaaagtttaaaagcaaaacttGAGTTACCTAAAATTCCTGTGATGAAAGATGATATAGAGGATTCAGACTCAGAAGTAAGTGAATTTTTTGATAGTTTTGATCAGTTTGATGAACTAGAACAAACTTCAGACACTTCTTGTCCATTTCTGAAAGATCCTGTTGTAGGGAAGCCATCGCAAAAGAAAGGGCAAAAACATGAAAAACCTTGTTCTGTAACCACAACCATGAATCCTCAAAAATTCAAGTTTGACCGTCCAGCTCTCCCAGCTAATGTTAGAAAGCCAACCCCTCGTAAGCCGGAATCCCCTTACAGTAACCTGTGCGATGCTCCAGATTCTCCTCGCCCAGTCAAGGCATCTGGGGAAGACAGTGGCTTGTTTAGCCCTATTCGATCCTCTGCTTTTAGTCCTCTTGGCGGCTGTACTCCTGCTGAATGTTTTTGCCAAACAGATGCTGGTGGATATAGGATTCATGAAAATCATGATTCTGTCTATTACACCTATGAAGATTATGCGAATAGCGTTTCCTGTGAAGTGCTGGACTCGGTTCTTCATACCCAAGATACTAATGCTACATCAAACATTAATAGTATTAAAAAGGGAGAGAATAAAACCGTAGCTCTTAAGCGTGGAAGCCTTGATCAAAAAactaaatctaaaaataaatcattaatgattaaaaatagcATTCAGAAATTTGCAGCAGATCTTGTGGAAAAAAGTTTTGGCAGCGCGTTTAAAGATTTACAGAAAGGAGTCTCTTCGTGTACCAATGCATTGTGCCACTTTGCCATCAAATTGACATCATCCGTTTTTCAGATGGCATTCAATGAACTGAGAAAGCAGCGTGCATTTTCACTGAAAGAACGTGCCATTAGTGGTCTGGCTAATTTTTTGGTGAGTGAAGCTTTATCAAATGCTTTAAGAGATTTACAGTATGTAAAGAAGCAGATATTTACAAACACCGTTGCTAGGTTTGCTGCAGATCTTGCTGAAGAGCTTGTTTTTGAAGGCATCATGGAAGTGTGTCAGTTTTCATATCCTCCAACACCTGCATCTCCACAGCGTCGGTCATTTGACTATGAAGACAAAGTAGTGAAGTCGTATGCAAAAGATTTGTCTGAATCTGTACTACAGGAAGCGTTCATTGAGCTGTCACAAGTTGATGTGACCTTCACAACAAGGGCAGCAGTTAGTGTTTCCACAGATAACGTAAGGAATGTGAGTGCAGAAAATATTGTGCCATCGACACAGACCTCCACGTTTTCCCCTGCTTTTAACAATCAAACAATTATGGTGACAAAACCAATACAGGAATACAAAAAGGAATACACGGTACAGCAGGCCTTGTTTTGTACTTCTGGCATTATTACTTCTATACCCGTGCCCTTGGCAGGAAGTGCCCTTCTCCCATATGGTACTTCATCTAATATCCATCAGGCAAAGTCTCATCTGTCGTCTGATGATAATAATTCAAATGGTGATTCTACTCAAGCACGTGTtaccacaaaaaacaaagaagagaaagtagcttgtctcagaaatatttgtttaccTTCAGAACACAGTCCAAGTAACCAGAATGATTTTAAATCAGTGAATAATGATATCGAAATGCAGAGCTCTTCAAAATTAACGGGTGATCCTGTGACTATTAACAACTTTTCTGCAGCAATGGTGCATACAATAGTAAATGAAACTTTAGAGTCAATGACGTCATTCAAAGTTACGAAAACAGCTGAACACACAGATTGTTTAACTAAAGCAGTAAAGGGAAACACGCCTCCTTTTCTCTGTGATCAAGCAGCACTGCCACTGAGTGAAGCTAGCAATAAGGACATGTTTGCTGATCAGTTGTCTAAGTCTGTTATTAAACAATCAATAGATAAAAGCAAATCAGTGATCCCGAATGTAGATAAAAATGTGGTACACAAGGAAGGTGTACCTGTTCCTGGGGAAGAGTCACAGTTGACCCTGGAAAAGTTCCCCAAATTTCTTGACACTCGAGATCACTTAACTCACAGTTCACTTTTGGTCGGAAAGGATTGTGTTTCAGAATATGGAGGTTCTGTGGCTCATGGATTTTATTTAGAGACACTGTCACCTTGTCTAACTATGGCAGGCCAAAAACCAGATTTGAAGGAAGCTGCTAAGGACAAATCAGTGAAAAAGTGTCATTTGAATAATACAGCACTTGAGCCCTTGTCTTTTGGGCAGGAAAACCCTTTTTCCCATTCACATACTTTCTCATCCACAGCGCTTACATGTGTAGATGGTTTtcctgtggaagataaacagaaaatccGAGACGGAAATGTAATCCCTGGTACTCCTCCGTCAACTCCTTTACTACCATCGCAGGCTGGTTCCGAGTGGGATATCAAGAAGTTAACCAAAAAGCTCAAGGGGGAATTAGCAAAAGAATTTGCACCTGCCACACCGCCTTCTACACCTCACAACTCATCCATTGGTAGTTTgtctgaaaatgaacaaaataccatagaaaaagaagagttcatGTTGAAACTCATGCGATCTCTTTCAGAAGAAGTTGAAAGCAGTGAAGGTGAAGAGCATCCAGAAGTGGATATGAAGTCAGAGCACTCAGGGAAGAAAGTTCAGTTTGCAGAAGCGTTGGCTACGCACATCATTTCTCTTGCAACTGAAATGGCAGCATCCCatttagataataaaataattcaagaacCCAAGGTTAAAAGCCCTTGCTTAAGTGTGCAAAGCCAAAGAAGTGTATCACCTACTGTTTTAAATTGCTCAGATGAAAATTTACAAACATTATGCAATTTTGCAGGTGATATGGCAGCAGAAGTCATTACGGAAGCTGAGAAGATAGCAAAAGTTaggagttgtttgtttttcaggcAAAAGAAGAACAGTTGTCATGTTGATGGTGACCGAGATTATAGATTAGAAGAGAAGTTGGATATAGAGGCGGTGGCACACCCAAGAGAAGTAGAGCCGTGTATTCTTTCATTACCACCAAGTTCTTGTATGTCAGGTCTGACATACAGGTATCCCAGCTGTGAGAGTGTGACAGACGAATATGCGGGTCACATTATCCAAATCCTAAAACAGGAAGGTGGTAATAGTGAGTTAATAATGGACCAGTATGCCAATAGACTTGCTTATCGATCTGTTAAGTCAGGGTTACAAGAAGCAGCTAAGACAGCCGGAATGAAGTGCAACTCAAAGATGTTCCCCGTGCAGAGCTCACAGGTGAAAACCAACAACGAACTGTTGATGTTCTTAAATAAAGAGCACCaccaagaagataaaaaaagacaaagtaaaagaaatggaGGGTACCTTTGTAAAAATCAAACTTGCGAATGGACACGGGATACATATAGAAATGAGTGCTCCGAACTGTATAGTTTTTCAGCCTCTCTTGCTCACAGCATAACAAGAGATGTTAAAAAAGAGCTGACAGCATCCGCGGTTGGCTTGCCAAAATCCTTAACAGATTCTTGCCTTTATGAAAAATCTGAATGTGATGAAGATACCGAGGCTTACGCTGAGCCAGAATTTCCTAAGTCTTTTCAGCCTTCCTCCCCAAATCACAGGTTTTACCACAGTACAGGCAGCTTAAATGGGTGTGGTTATGGAGAGACTGTTGTTCAAGCTATAGAAGAGTATGCTAAAAAAGTAGCGGATGACACTTTAGAGCTAAGTTTAGGATCTGCAGTTTTCCACCTGTCTGAGACCACAAAAGCAGCGGATAGGATCACTTATGCGGAAAAGTTGTCACCTCTTATAAGTCAAGCTTGCAGATACTGTGACCGTAATGAATTCCACGATTGCACTGGAAATGCACCTCAACCCTTTCTCAGACAGGATTCACACGCTAGTAGTAAGCCAGTTTCTAATTCAAAATATAGTAACATTTATCAGAAATCTAGAGTTTTTCACCTCgatgtcccccaaattcatgttgaTCTTGATAAGAAGACAGTGCTTGCTGAGAAGGTAGTTGCTGAAGCTAttgaaaaagcagagagagaactgagcAATGCCAGTTTGGCAGCCGATAGTGGAATTGGACAAGATGGCATTAGCTTTGCGGAAAGCCTTACCACAGAAATAATGACATCAGTGATGACGAATGTTGCACCTATTGTTAGCAG tccaaaagaaatagaagactttCAGGCAGCTGAGTCTTTTGTTAGCCAGCAGATGAATCTCAGTATTGGTGATGACAGCACTGGTAGCTGGACCAATTTAAGTTTTGAAGATGAACACCAGGATGAAAGCAGCAGTTTTCATCATCTAAGTGAGAG TAATGGTAACAGCAGTAGCTGGAGCAGTCTTGGTTTAGAAGGAGATTTGTATGAGGACAATTTATCCTTTCCAACATCAGACAG tgaTGGACCagatgatgaagatgaagagCATGAGAATGATGTAGAAG